One part of the Gadus macrocephalus chromosome 8, ASM3116895v1 genome encodes these proteins:
- the fam49ba gene encoding CYFIP-related Rac1 interactor B isoform X2, whose amino-acid sequence MGNLIKVLSRDIDNNGGNFFLDFENAQPSPAERQVWEEVNEVLTEALVVLTELQAYSGAGEEIRQAIQRPGEERVQEQAWAAVVPLVGKLKKFYQFSLKLECSLRSLLVALTRSGSSPTQHLEQEQALARQFAQILHFTLRFDELKMTNPAIQNDFSYYRRTISRMRINNLSADEGNEVNNELANRMSLFYANATPMLKTLSDGTTKFVSDNPEVPIENTTDCLSTMACVCKVMLETPEYRSRFASDETILFCLRVMVGVIILYDYVHPAGAFVKTSGIDMKGCIRVLKEQPPSSVEGLLNALRYTTKHLNDDTTSKQIRNMLQVN is encoded by the exons atggGGAACCTGATTAAGGTGCTGAGCCGAGACATCGACAACAATGGTGGAAACTTCTTCCTGGACTTTGAGA ATGCGCAGCCCTCCCCTGCGGAGCGGCAGGTTTGGGAGGAGGTGAACGAGGTGCTGACGGAGGCGCTGGTGGTGCTGACGGAGCTGCAGGCCTACAGCGGGGCAGGGGAGGAGATCAGACAG gccatCCAGCGGCCGGGGGAGGAGCGAGTGCAGGAGCAGGCCTGGGCGGCGGTGGTACCCCTGGTGGGCAAACTGAAGAAGTTCTACCAGTTCTCCCTGAAGCTCG agtgttcCCTGCGGTCCCTCCTGGTGGCGCTCACCCGGTCGGGCAGCTCCCCCACGCAGCacctggagcaggagcaggccCTGGCCCGGCAGTTCGCCCAGATCCTCCACTTCACACTGCGCTTCGACGAACTCAag ATGACCAACCCGGCGATCCAGAACGACTTCAGCTACTACAGGAGGACCATCAGCCGCATGAGGATCAACAACCTGTCG GCGGATGAGGGGAATGAGGTCAACAACGAGCTGGCCAATCGAATGTCTCTGTTCTACGCCAACGCCACGCCCATGCTGAAGACCCTGAGCGACGGCACAACAAAGTTTGTCTCGGAT AATCCGGAAGTGCCGATCGAGAACACCACGGACTGTCTGAGTACGATGGCCTGCGTGTGCAAAGTCATGCTGGAGACGCC GGAGTACCGTAGTCGCTTTGCGAGTGACGAGACGATACTGTTCTGTCTGCGCGTCATGGTCGGAGTGATCATCCTGTACGACTACGTCCACCCTGCTGGAGCCTTCGTGAAGACCTCCGGGATAGAC ATGAAGGGCTGCATCAGAGTCCTGAAGGAGCAGCCTCCAAGCAGTGTAGAGGGCCTCCTTAACGCCCTCAG ATATACCACCAAACATCTCAACGATGACACGACCTCGAAGCAGATCAGAAACATGCTGCAGGTTAATTGA
- the fam49ba gene encoding CYFIP-related Rac1 interactor B isoform X1, which yields MGNLIKVLSRDIDNNGGNFFLDFENAQPSPAERQVWEEVNEVLTEALVVLTELQAYSGAGEEIRQAIQRPGEERVQEQAWAAVVPLVGKLKKFYQFSLKLECSLRSLLVALTRSGSSPTQHLEQEQALARQFAQILHFTLRFDELKMTNPAIQNDFSYYRRTISRMRINNLSQADEGNEVNNELANRMSLFYANATPMLKTLSDGTTKFVSDNPEVPIENTTDCLSTMACVCKVMLETPEYRSRFASDETILFCLRVMVGVIILYDYVHPAGAFVKTSGIDMKGCIRVLKEQPPSSVEGLLNALRYTTKHLNDDTTSKQIRNMLQVN from the exons atggGGAACCTGATTAAGGTGCTGAGCCGAGACATCGACAACAATGGTGGAAACTTCTTCCTGGACTTTGAGA ATGCGCAGCCCTCCCCTGCGGAGCGGCAGGTTTGGGAGGAGGTGAACGAGGTGCTGACGGAGGCGCTGGTGGTGCTGACGGAGCTGCAGGCCTACAGCGGGGCAGGGGAGGAGATCAGACAG gccatCCAGCGGCCGGGGGAGGAGCGAGTGCAGGAGCAGGCCTGGGCGGCGGTGGTACCCCTGGTGGGCAAACTGAAGAAGTTCTACCAGTTCTCCCTGAAGCTCG agtgttcCCTGCGGTCCCTCCTGGTGGCGCTCACCCGGTCGGGCAGCTCCCCCACGCAGCacctggagcaggagcaggccCTGGCCCGGCAGTTCGCCCAGATCCTCCACTTCACACTGCGCTTCGACGAACTCAag ATGACCAACCCGGCGATCCAGAACGACTTCAGCTACTACAGGAGGACCATCAGCCGCATGAGGATCAACAACCTGTCG CAGGCGGATGAGGGGAATGAGGTCAACAACGAGCTGGCCAATCGAATGTCTCTGTTCTACGCCAACGCCACGCCCATGCTGAAGACCCTGAGCGACGGCACAACAAAGTTTGTCTCGGAT AATCCGGAAGTGCCGATCGAGAACACCACGGACTGTCTGAGTACGATGGCCTGCGTGTGCAAAGTCATGCTGGAGACGCC GGAGTACCGTAGTCGCTTTGCGAGTGACGAGACGATACTGTTCTGTCTGCGCGTCATGGTCGGAGTGATCATCCTGTACGACTACGTCCACCCTGCTGGAGCCTTCGTGAAGACCTCCGGGATAGAC ATGAAGGGCTGCATCAGAGTCCTGAAGGAGCAGCCTCCAAGCAGTGTAGAGGGCCTCCTTAACGCCCTCAG ATATACCACCAAACATCTCAACGATGACACGACCTCGAAGCAGATCAGAAACATGCTGCAGGTTAATTGA